One Nicotiana sylvestris chromosome 12, ASM39365v2, whole genome shotgun sequence genomic window carries:
- the LOC138883231 gene encoding uncharacterized protein, translated as MRKKPTESFREYAIKWREQAARVKPPMDNHELITVFLEAQEPDYFQNMMFAMGRPFAETIKIGEMVENGLKTGRIVSQATLKATTQVIQNGSGSFANRKKRYEGSMMTSGSREVQRGASHPYVQVQQGQSSYLQHYYPPPIPQYYVGPPQYTVFNAQSYARPPNQQVRAPAPRGPRPQQQNFRAPYNARPRQDYGREQRTAETFTPLAESYSSLFQKLKQMGVIGPIAPHHMHSNSHGFQANARCEYHSGAPGHSTDDCWTLKGAIEKLISKKLIVVMNGEDPPNVANNPLPEHNDVHFVGMIGRDQEYKPVDQTEMTVGAIQEGTSLEVRPSRDVSLIVKGAPNSKKVTLFVPKVLRLEVRSNVPSPRLYVLGGHPVTRQNRGGTNGITEPIIIKSVVQPHVTNTKTVPWNYNKTVMTYKGKEIIEEVGETGGLTRSGRCYSPEELMKAKQIRGGQLPIKKPVTEAEAEEFLKKMKAQDYSIIDQLRKTPAQISLLSLLIHSKEHARVLIKVLNEAHIL; from the coding sequence ATGAGGAAAAAGCCAacggaaagctttagggagtacgccatcaagtggagggagcaagcggccagagttaagCCGCCCATGGATAATCATGAGTTGATCACTGTCTTTTTGGAGGCTCAAGAGCctgattatttccaaaacatgatgtttgCAATGGGTAGGCCTTTTGCTGAAACAATCAAGATAGGGGAAATGGTCGAAAATGGCCTAAAGACTGGCAGAATTGTAAGTCAGGCTACTCTCAAAGCCACCACCCAAGTGATCCAAAATGGGTCGGGAAGTTTTGCAAATAGGAAAAAGAGATATGAAGGTTCTATGATGACCTCGGGATCTAGGGAAGTTCAAAGAGGGGCATCACACCCTTATGTGCAAGTTCAGCAGGGGCAATCCAGCTACCTTCAACATTACTATCCCCCGCCAATTCCTCAATACTATGTGGGCCCACCACAATATACAGTGTTCAATGCTCAATCATATGCTCGGCCTCCCAATCAGCAGGTACGGGCACCAGCTCCAAGGGGCCCCCGACCTCAGCAACAAAATTTTCGGGCACCCTACAATGCTCGTCCCAGGCAGGATTATGGTCGAGAGCAGAGGACAGCAGAAACATTCACTCCATTGGCTGAATCATACTCTAGTCTATTCCAGAAGCTGAAGCAAATGGGCGTGATTGGACCCATCGCTCCCCACCACATGCATTCGAATTCACATGGATTTCAAgcaaatgctagatgtgaatatcatTCAGGTGCCCCGGGGCATAGCACCGATGACTGTTGGACTCTAAAAGGAGCCATAGAAAAACTCATTTCTAAAAAATTAATTGTAGTAATGAATGGCGAGGACCCTCCTAATGTGGCAAACAACCCATTGCCGGAACACAACGATGTTCATTTCGTGGGAATGATTGGCCGAGATCAGGAATACAAGCCGGTCGACCAAACAGAAATGACAGTGGGAGCAATTCAAGAAGGAACAAGTCTGGAAGTAAGACCAAGCCGAGATGTGTCGTTGATTGTGAAAGGCGCCCCGAACTCAAAAAAGGTAACTTTATTTGTGCCCAAGGTCTTGAGGTTAGAGGTTCGCTCCAATGTTCCAAGCCCAAGGTTGTATGTCCTTGGAGGCCACCCCGTCACAAGGCAGAATCGGGGCGGTACGAATGGCATAACAGAGCCGATCATAATCAAATCTGTCGTGCAACCCCATGTGACAAACACAAAAACTGTtccttggaactacaacaaaactgtgatgacctacaaaggcaaggaaatcatagaggaagtgggggaaactggaggtttgactcgatcggggaggtgTTATTCTCCAGAAGAGTTGATGAAGGCCAAGCAAATCAGAGGAGGCCAATTGCCAATAAAGAAGCCAGTCACTGAAGCAGAGGCAgaagaatttttgaagaaaatgaaagctcaGGATTACTCAATCATTGACCAGCTAAGAAAAACTCCTGCCCAAATCTCTCTACTATCTCTGCTCATACATTCCAAAGAGCATGCCCGTGTACTAATCAAGGTCCTGAACGAGGCACATATCTTATAG
- the LOC138883232 gene encoding uncharacterized protein, producing the protein MFSEVNMIQAGEGTSHADVQLIDPDTMLTNWETTPLPTRKESCFVNAGFNNMTCMRNSCPDLEKLSNIKITHQEVEYEEDEIVEEIKRELEQFENKPNLNLNEIETINIGSPEEVRETKISIHTEQKTRDILIQLLFEYRDVFAWSYNDMPGLSAHLVVHKLPTYPDNCAKYEIQSFVDCYAGYHQILMDEDDAEKTAFTTPWGTYYYRVMPFGLKNAGATYMRAMTTIFHDMMHKEIEVYVDDVIIKSKTQADHVCDLKKFFERLRRYDLKLNPAKCAFGVPSRKLLGFIVSRRGNELDPSKIKSIRDLPPSKNKKEVMSLLGRLNYINDCQKAFDRIKDYLSKPPVLVPPEPGRTLFLYLSVMDNSFGCVLGQHDATGKKEQAIYYLSKKFTDYEVKMDPLNYIFQKPMPTGRLTKWKILLTEFDIVYVTRTAMKAQALADHLAENPVDNEYIPLSTYFPNEEVNSIEEVVPDDHPVWKMYFDGAVNIKGVGIGAILISPIGHHYPATARLRFFCNNNTAEYEACIMGLKMAIDLDVRELLVMGDSDLLIKQAQGEWETRDIKLISYRQCVRDLSKRFKSIEFKYIPRFHNELADALATLASMLPYPGNTHIDPLEIQVQNQHGYRNTIETEPDGEPWYHDIKRFLKIREYPEHAKGDQKRTIRQLASGFFLNGEILYKRTQI; encoded by the exons ATGTTTTCTGAAGTGAATATGATCCAGGCTGGTGAAGGCACTAGTCATGCTGATGTGCAACTAATTGACCCAGACACCATGCTCACCAACTGGGAAACAACTCCTCTCCCCacaaggaaggagtcttg ttttgttaatgccggctttaataacatgacatgcatgcggaattcaTGCCCAGATCTGGAAAAGTTGTCTAATATCAAAATAACACATCAAGAGGTTGAATATGAGGAAGATGAGAttgttgaggaaataaaaagagagttggaacaatttgaaaacaagcctaaTCTAAACCTCAATGAAATTGAGACAATTAATATCGGAAGTCCTGAAGAAGTTAGAGAAacgaagataagcattcacactgaaCAAAAAACCAGAGATATCTTgattcaacttttatttgaatacagagatgtgtttgcttggtcttacAATGATATGCCGGGTTTAAGTGCTCATCTGGTGGTTCAtaagcttcctacatatcctg ATAATTGCGCAAAGTATGAGATCCAatcatttgtggattgctatgctgggtaccaccaaattctaatggatgaggatGATGCAGAAAAGACCGCTTTCACCACGCCATGGGGTACTTATTattacagggtcatgccatttggtttaaagaatgcaggggcaacttacatgagggccatgaccaccatttttcacgatatgatgcacaaagagattgaagtatatgtcgacgatgtcatcataaaatcaaagacacaagCCGATCACGTATGTGATTTGAAAAAGTTCTTCGAACGGCTTCGTAGGTATGACCTTAAGCTTAATccagccaagtgtgcatttggggtcccATCTAGGAAACTCCTCGGTTTTATAGTCAGCCGGAGAGGCAACGAATTGGATCCATctaagataaagtccattcgagatCTGCCACCCTCGAAGAACAAAAAAGAGGTCATGAGTTTGctcgggaggttgaactacatca ATGATTGCCAAAAGGCTTTTGACAGGATCAAAGATTATCTGTCAAAACCCCCTGtactggtcccacctgaacctggtaggactttgtttttatatctatcagtgatggataattcctttggatgcgttctggggcaacatgatgcaaCAGGCAAAAAGGAACAAGCaatatattatttgagcaagaagttcaccgattatgaggttaa aatggatcccttgaattacatcttccaaaagccaatgcccactggcaGGCTCACAAAATGGAAAATCcttctcacagagtttgacatcgtctatgtcactcgcaccgcgatgaaagcacaggctttggcagatcatttggcagagaatccagttgatAATGAGTACATTCCACTTAGCACATACTTCCCGAACGAAGAGGTCAACTCGATAGAGGAAGTGGTTCCAGACGATCACCCTGtatggaaaatgtattttgatgggGCTGTAAATATCAAAGGAGTTGGGATCGGGGCAATCCTCATCTCACCTATTGGACACCATTACCCTGCGACGGCCCGACTTCGGTTCTTCTGTAATAATAATACggcagaatatgaagcttgtatcatGGGTTTGAAAATGGCCATCGATCTAGATGTGCGTGAACTATtagttatgggagattctgacttgcttATCAagcaagcccaaggcgaatgggagactcgagacatCAAACTTATTTCGTACAGACAATGTGTGCGAGACTTGAGCAAAAGATTCAAATCTATCGAGTTCAAGTACATTCCCCGATTTCACAATGAGctagccgatgcattggctactctagCCTCGATGCTCCCTTATCCAGGAAACACTCATATTGATCCATTAGAAATCCAAGTTCAGAATCAGCATGG